The Verrucomicrobiota bacterium JB022 genome contains a region encoding:
- a CDS encoding type II toxin-antitoxin system RelE/ParE family toxin, with amino-acid sequence MSRSLKLRPKAIKDLERFPDLGFSCAYVRVGYRKYPVGRHVIYYRVQPDALEVVRILHQRMDVERYL; translated from the coding sequence ATGAGCCGCAGCCTGAAGCTCCGTCCCAAGGCGATCAAGGATCTTGAGCGCTTTCCGGATCTCGGGTTTTCCTGCGCATATGTCCGGGTTGGTTATCGTAAATACCCGGTCGGGCGTCATGTGATTTACTATCGCGTGCAGCCCGATGCGCTTGAGGTTGTCCGCATCCTGCATCAGCGCATGGATGTGGAGAGGTATCTATAA
- a CDS encoding type II toxin-antitoxin system ParD family antitoxin gives MQHPPHIHLTSAQATLAQKEVASGRFRSELDVVDAGLEMLTQESTRLDALRQALEEGEQSGEAVAFDFQSFLATCRAGRRA, from the coding sequence ATGCAACACCCTCCGCACATTCACCTGACATCCGCACAAGCTACCTTGGCGCAAAAAGAAGTGGCCAGCGGTCGCTTTCGTTCCGAGTTGGATGTGGTGGACGCCGGCCTCGAGATGTTGACGCAGGAATCCACGCGATTGGATGCACTCCGCCAAGCCCTTGAAGAGGGCGAGCAGAGTGGGGAAGCGGTGGCGTTTGACTTCCAGTCTTTTCTGGCGACCTGTCGCGCTGGCAGGCGAGCATGA
- a CDS encoding glutamate-5-semialdehyde dehydrogenase, whose translation MSATAEVSLEATIQQLARQAYAASLSLATLPTETKNAVLETLAGLIESRANDLRAANAKDLQAGAAAGLSKPMLDRLELTPKRIAGMTQGVREVAALPDPVGRELDTYQHPQDFTIRKVSVPIGVVGIIYESRPNVTIDCAALCLKSGNATILRGGKEAFHSNGALAELIQEALRQHGVNPHAVQLVPTTDRAALNILLKLDDYIHCIIPRGGESLIRFTAEHARMPVIKHYTGVCNVYVDAAAEAEMAAKVAVNAKCQRPSVCNAAENLIVHSSILDTTWLVVAKALADAGVELRCDEASAAALQKAGIPHAPVDPETDYDEEYLDLILAVKTVDNADEAIDFINEHGSAHSDAIVTGDAATAQRFLNGVDSATCYWNVSTRFTDGYEFGLGAEIGISTDKLHARGPMGLNELTTYKYQIVGNGQIRG comes from the coding sequence ATGAGCGCAACCGCCGAAGTCTCCCTCGAAGCAACGATCCAGCAGCTAGCCCGGCAGGCCTACGCCGCCTCTCTCAGCCTGGCCACGCTGCCGACGGAGACGAAGAACGCCGTGCTCGAAACCCTCGCCGGGCTGATCGAAAGCCGCGCCAATGACCTACGTGCAGCCAACGCCAAGGATCTGCAGGCCGGGGCCGCCGCCGGGCTGAGCAAGCCCATGCTCGACCGCCTGGAGCTGACGCCCAAACGCATCGCCGGCATGACCCAAGGCGTCCGCGAAGTCGCCGCCCTGCCCGACCCCGTAGGCCGCGAGCTGGACACCTACCAGCACCCCCAAGACTTTACCATCCGTAAGGTTTCGGTCCCGATCGGCGTCGTGGGCATCATCTACGAATCGCGCCCCAACGTGACGATCGACTGCGCGGCCCTCTGCCTCAAGAGCGGCAACGCCACCATTTTGCGCGGCGGCAAGGAAGCCTTCCATAGCAACGGCGCGCTGGCGGAGCTGATCCAGGAAGCCCTGCGCCAGCACGGCGTAAATCCCCACGCCGTGCAGCTCGTCCCCACGACCGACCGCGCGGCCCTCAACATCCTGCTGAAGCTCGACGACTACATCCACTGCATCATCCCCCGCGGTGGTGAGTCGCTGATCCGCTTTACGGCCGAGCACGCCCGGATGCCCGTGATCAAGCACTACACCGGCGTCTGCAACGTTTACGTCGACGCAGCAGCGGAAGCCGAAATGGCCGCCAAGGTAGCGGTCAACGCCAAGTGCCAGCGCCCCAGCGTCTGTAACGCGGCGGAAAACCTCATCGTCCACTCCTCGATCCTCGACACCACCTGGCTCGTCGTGGCCAAGGCCCTGGCTGACGCAGGCGTGGAGCTGCGTTGCGACGAGGCGAGCGCGGCGGCCCTGCAAAAGGCCGGCATCCCCCATGCCCCCGTCGACCCCGAGACGGATTACGACGAGGAGTACCTCGACCTGATCCTCGCGGTCAAGACGGTGGACAACGCCGACGAGGCGATCGACTTCATCAACGAGCACGGCTCGGCCCACAGCGACGCCATCGTGACGGGCGACGCAGCTACCGCGCAGCGCTTCCTCAACGGCGTCGACTCGGCCACCTGCTACTGGAACGTCTCCACCCGCTTCACCGATGGCTACGAGTTTGGCCTCGGCGCGGAGATCGGGATCTCGACCGACAAGCTGCACGCCCGCGGGCCCATGGGCCTCAACGAGCTGACGACCTACAAGTACCAGATCGTCGGCAACGGGCAGATTCGCGGCTAG
- the nadC gene encoding carboxylating nicotinate-nucleotide diphosphorylase, whose protein sequence is MSAAFASDWSQQITWAELDPASLRELIARARDEDLAGAGLREAPRYRFDVTSALLPHEKQGRAAVVAREEIAVAGLPLIPLLIEAYGAQCAWTPYVQDGAVAQPKDELGLLEGSARDILQLERLLLNFLQKLSGVATETRAYVIALGDSPTRLLDTRKTTPGYRLLEKYAVAQAGGWNHRLGLYDRVMLKDNHLAATGATAGASLTDVVRQARERYPDLLIQVEVDAVEQIQPALDAGAHWFLLDNFSTSELAQAVDLIGVKAATEASGGITLARLAELSTLGLDFISTGATVHQSRWKDIGLDWRI, encoded by the coding sequence ATGAGTGCTGCATTTGCTTCCGACTGGAGCCAACAGATTACTTGGGCCGAGCTCGACCCCGCCTCGCTGCGCGAACTGATCGCACGTGCGCGCGATGAAGACCTCGCGGGAGCCGGGCTGCGCGAAGCCCCCCGCTACCGGTTCGATGTGACCAGCGCCCTGTTGCCGCACGAGAAGCAAGGGCGTGCGGCCGTCGTGGCCCGGGAGGAAATCGCCGTCGCCGGCCTCCCCCTGATCCCTCTGCTGATCGAAGCCTACGGCGCCCAATGCGCGTGGACGCCCTATGTGCAAGACGGCGCGGTGGCCCAGCCCAAAGACGAGCTGGGGCTGCTCGAAGGCAGCGCGCGCGACATCCTGCAGCTCGAGCGCTTACTGCTCAACTTCCTCCAGAAGCTCAGTGGCGTCGCCACCGAGACCCGCGCCTACGTCATCGCGCTCGGCGACAGCCCCACCCGCCTGCTCGACACCCGCAAGACCACCCCCGGCTACCGTTTGCTGGAAAAATACGCCGTTGCCCAAGCCGGAGGTTGGAATCATCGCCTGGGCCTCTACGACCGGGTGATGCTGAAGGATAACCACCTGGCAGCAACCGGGGCCACCGCCGGCGCCTCCCTCACCGACGTCGTGCGTCAGGCACGCGAACGCTATCCGGATTTGCTCATCCAGGTGGAGGTGGATGCGGTGGAACAAATCCAGCCTGCCCTCGACGCAGGGGCTCACTGGTTCCTGCTCGACAATTTTTCCACTTCGGAACTCGCCCAGGCTGTCGATCTGATTGGGGTGAAAGCAGCGACCGAAGCCAGCGGCGGCATCACGCTCGCGAGACTGGCGGAACTGTCCACGTTGGGCCTCGATTTTATTTCCACCGGGGCCACCGTGCACCAAAGTCGTTGGAAAGATATCGGTCTGGACTGGAGAATATAG
- a CDS encoding biotin--[acetyl-CoA-carboxylase] ligase, giving the protein MSQTDVIILKSLLTAKGDFVSGNDLAQQLGISRVGVWARLEKLRESGFAVEAIRHRGYRLLEEPRRLNEPLLQAYLELAEARIPVFFHETLDSTNSEAERRLANGQAAPFVVVSGSQTRGRGRLGRRWYSPEEGNLYASFAFRPETSHARMQAITIWLGLCVCHYLHEAHEMPVRIKWPNDLILEGKKVAGMLTEARIDADRTRDLVFGLGLNVSGDLVDWPSDVAEVATTLSAHAGKQLSINQLAAGLVKCCAEAYDAFLQGTHLPAMLELWQQYDAFEGQIIRAEYRGKMIEGRAEGIDETGALKVRLDSETLISVNSGEITIGTSAWARQRAAEAEQAAERS; this is encoded by the coding sequence ATGTCACAGACCGACGTCATCATCCTCAAATCCCTCCTCACGGCCAAAGGCGACTTTGTCTCGGGCAACGACCTTGCCCAGCAACTCGGCATCTCGCGGGTCGGAGTCTGGGCGCGGCTAGAAAAGCTGCGGGAGAGCGGCTTCGCGGTAGAAGCGATCCGCCACCGCGGTTATCGCCTGCTCGAGGAGCCCCGCCGCCTCAACGAACCCCTGCTCCAGGCCTATCTGGAGTTGGCTGAGGCCCGGATCCCGGTCTTTTTCCACGAAACCCTCGACAGCACCAACAGCGAAGCGGAACGCCGCCTCGCCAATGGCCAGGCCGCCCCGTTTGTAGTCGTCTCCGGCTCGCAGACGCGTGGCCGCGGTCGCCTCGGTCGCCGCTGGTACAGCCCGGAAGAAGGCAACCTCTACGCCAGCTTTGCCTTCCGCCCCGAGACGAGCCACGCCCGCATGCAGGCCATCACCATCTGGCTCGGCCTCTGCGTGTGCCATTACCTGCACGAAGCCCACGAGATGCCCGTGCGCATCAAGTGGCCCAACGATTTGATCCTCGAAGGCAAGAAGGTGGCCGGCATGTTGACCGAAGCCCGCATCGACGCCGACCGCACGCGCGACCTCGTTTTCGGCCTCGGCCTCAACGTCTCGGGCGACCTGGTCGACTGGCCGAGCGACGTGGCCGAAGTTGCCACCACCCTCAGCGCCCACGCCGGCAAGCAACTCAGCATCAACCAGCTGGCCGCCGGCCTCGTGAAGTGCTGCGCCGAAGCCTACGATGCTTTTCTGCAAGGCACCCACCTCCCGGCCATGCTCGAGCTGTGGCAGCAATACGACGCCTTCGAAGGCCAGATCATCCGCGCCGAATACCGCGGAAAGATGATCGAAGGCCGCGCCGAAGGCATCGACGAGACGGGCGCGCTCAAGGTACGCCTCGACAGCGAGACCCTGATCAGCGTCAACTCGGGCGAAATTACCATCGGCACTTCTGCCTGGGCCCGCCAGCGCGCCGCCGAGGCCGAGCAGGCTGCCGAGCGCAGCTAG
- a CDS encoding ABC transporter ATP-binding protein, protein MPKATPEFSIVAEGLSKTYGRAKVLHQLSFSVRPGEVVGFLGPNGAGKSTTMRILTGLIRADSGEAFVDGISVAREPQKVQERLGYMPENNPLPEDLRVKDYLRFRGRLKGLHGKKLRTQVSQSLEWCDLHRKHSRRLIGQLSKGLRQRVGIAEAVLANPAVTILDEPTIGLDPHQILLIRRLIEQLRGKTTVILSSHILAEVEVSCDRVLIINQGHLVAAGTLEELRHEFVQGEAFELVFKGTPEDLTAVLAEHFPTMQVTQHEPLEGDWHEAHLSAGEQGTPAEEVLRRLQEHPNITVREWRERRARLEDIFLAATRRSWDLENANPHTHADA, encoded by the coding sequence ATGCCAAAAGCGACGCCGGAGTTCAGTATCGTGGCCGAGGGCCTCAGCAAGACCTATGGCCGCGCCAAGGTCCTCCACCAGCTGAGCTTCTCCGTGCGCCCGGGAGAAGTGGTCGGCTTCCTAGGGCCCAATGGGGCCGGGAAAAGCACGACCATGCGGATCCTCACCGGGCTCATCCGGGCCGACTCCGGGGAAGCCTTCGTGGACGGCATCTCCGTGGCCCGCGAGCCGCAAAAAGTGCAGGAGCGGCTCGGCTACATGCCGGAGAACAACCCGCTGCCCGAAGACCTGCGCGTCAAGGACTACCTGCGCTTCCGCGGGCGCCTCAAAGGCCTGCACGGCAAGAAGCTGCGCACCCAGGTCAGCCAGTCGCTGGAGTGGTGCGACTTGCACCGCAAGCACAGCCGCCGCCTGATCGGGCAACTCTCCAAAGGCCTGCGCCAGCGCGTGGGCATTGCCGAGGCCGTGCTCGCCAACCCGGCCGTCACCATCCTCGACGAGCCCACCATCGGCCTCGACCCGCACCAGATCCTGCTCATCCGCCGCCTGATCGAGCAACTACGCGGCAAGACGACCGTCATCCTCTCCAGCCACATCCTGGCCGAAGTCGAAGTCTCGTGCGACCGCGTGCTGATCATCAACCAGGGGCACCTCGTCGCTGCTGGCACGCTGGAAGAGCTGCGACACGAATTCGTGCAGGGCGAAGCCTTCGAGCTGGTCTTCAAAGGCACGCCGGAAGACCTTACGGCCGTCCTCGCCGAGCACTTCCCCACCATGCAGGTGACTCAGCACGAACCGTTGGAAGGTGACTGGCACGAGGCCCACCTCAGCGCAGGCGAGCAAGGCACCCCGGCAGAAGAGGTCCTGCGCCGCCTGCAGGAGCACCCCAACATTACCGTCCGCGAGTGGCGCGAACGCCGGGCACGCCTGGAAGACATCTTCCTCGCCGCCACCCGCCGCAGCTGGGACCTCGAAAACGCCAACCCGCACACGCACGCCGACGCCTGA